The Brachybacterium huguangmaarense genome contains a region encoding:
- a CDS encoding amino acid permease has product MSSAPSSSPSRSARRTSPDGHQHLARSLGHGQMAMIAMGSALGTGLFLGSGSAIGVAGPAAVVSFAIGSLIAACIALCMGEMASRHPVRGGFGTLAARFLSPFWGYLSRWLYWIVTVAVTGTELVACASYLQYWSPTTADGSPVVPLWAGIVLFAAIIVVINVVSVGSFGAIEFVLSSIKVIAVLVFILVGLFLVVFGLPSAPAPGLSNLVADGGFAPNGWGAVWLAMAIVMFSFGGIELLSVTAAEAKDPAVSIRTAARTTVIRLAFFYVLSIGVVVALVPWQDAAGTGDAVATSPFVMVFDRIGVPGAGHITNLLVLIAALSAANANLYAGSRMLQSLASDGLGPRGLRVLSRRRVPVRAIAVSSVGIVAAAVLAFTGVAGVFSYMMSLVVFSVLLVWGLILVTYLAYHRTRDGQETFHAPGGAVTAVIGLVGVVGVFATVAVVRDMQLAALVGVPAVIVATVLYATVVRRRRSVGAVEEAFAEADEFRERGA; this is encoded by the coding sequence ATGAGCAGTGCCCCTTCCTCCTCCCCTTCCCGTTCCGCCCGCCGCACCTCGCCCGACGGCCACCAGCACCTCGCACGCTCCCTCGGCCACGGCCAGATGGCTATGATCGCGATGGGCTCGGCGCTCGGCACAGGGCTGTTCCTCGGCTCCGGCTCCGCGATCGGCGTGGCCGGCCCCGCCGCCGTCGTGAGCTTCGCGATCGGCTCGCTCATCGCCGCCTGCATCGCGCTGTGCATGGGCGAGATGGCCTCGCGGCATCCCGTGCGCGGCGGCTTCGGCACCCTCGCGGCCCGCTTCCTCTCCCCCTTCTGGGGATACCTCTCGCGCTGGCTGTACTGGATCGTGACCGTCGCCGTGACGGGCACCGAGCTCGTCGCGTGCGCGTCCTACCTGCAGTACTGGTCGCCGACGACGGCCGACGGCAGCCCCGTCGTGCCCCTGTGGGCGGGCATCGTGCTGTTCGCCGCGATCATCGTGGTCATCAACGTCGTGAGCGTGGGGTCGTTCGGCGCGATCGAGTTCGTGCTCTCGAGCATCAAGGTGATCGCGGTGCTCGTGTTCATCCTGGTGGGGCTGTTCCTCGTGGTCTTCGGACTGCCGAGCGCACCCGCGCCGGGGCTGTCGAACCTCGTGGCCGACGGCGGATTCGCCCCGAACGGCTGGGGCGCCGTGTGGCTCGCGATGGCGATCGTGATGTTCAGCTTCGGCGGGATCGAGCTGCTGTCGGTGACCGCTGCGGAGGCCAAGGACCCGGCGGTCTCGATCCGCACCGCGGCCCGCACCACCGTCATCCGCCTCGCCTTCTTCTACGTGCTGTCGATCGGCGTGGTCGTGGCCCTCGTGCCGTGGCAGGACGCGGCCGGCACCGGCGACGCCGTCGCGACCAGCCCGTTCGTCATGGTCTTCGACCGGATCGGGGTGCCGGGGGCCGGGCACATCACCAACCTGCTCGTGCTCATCGCGGCCCTCTCGGCCGCCAACGCCAACCTCTACGCGGGCAGCCGGATGCTGCAGTCCCTCGCGAGCGACGGGCTCGGCCCGCGCGGCCTGCGGGTGCTCTCGCGGCGCCGGGTGCCCGTGCGGGCCATCGCCGTCAGCTCCGTGGGCATCGTCGCGGCGGCCGTGCTCGCCTTCACCGGGGTGGCGGGCGTCTTCAGCTACATGATGAGCCTCGTGGTGTTCTCGGTGCTGCTCGTGTGGGGCCTGATCCTCGTCACCTACCTCGCCTACCACCGCACGCGCGACGGCCAGGAGACCTTCCACGCGCCCGGCGGGGCGGTCACCGCGGTGATCGGGCTGGTCGGCGTGGTCGGGGTGTTCGCGACCGTCGCCGTGGTGCGCGACATGCAGCTCGCGGCGCTCGTCGGCGTGCCCGCCGTGATCGTGGCGACGGTGCTCTACGCGACCGTCGTGCGTCGTCGGCGAAGCGTCGGCGCCGTCGAGGAAGCCTTCGCCGAAGCGGACGAATTTCGCGAACGGGGCGCCTGA
- a CDS encoding PRC and DUF2382 domain-containing protein, with the protein MVDDQNDFQALENAAVYDSENKKIGTVGQVYLDNETGRPTFVTVNLGLFGTRETFIPVDAARPADGDLTVPFSKDFIKGAPNVEADAQITPEEETELFRYYANGTPAGERDAAPTGRDAGEERTAREQRTEVAAGEGRRDARQGVDADADGTMVAHEERLRVDTQQQEAGRARLRKRVRTETENIEVPVRREELVVEREAIDPDSAEARSTAPIAEGRDEEEVITLKEERPVVEKETVATEKVNVGKRTVQDTEAVTADLRKEEIDVDEDDARRR; encoded by the coding sequence ATGGTCGACGACCAGAACGATTTCCAGGCGCTCGAGAACGCCGCGGTGTACGACAGCGAGAACAAGAAGATCGGGACCGTCGGGCAGGTCTACCTCGACAACGAGACGGGCCGGCCCACCTTCGTGACCGTCAACCTGGGGCTGTTCGGCACGCGGGAGACATTCATCCCGGTCGACGCCGCGCGCCCTGCGGATGGCGATCTCACGGTGCCGTTCTCGAAGGACTTCATCAAGGGCGCCCCCAACGTCGAGGCCGATGCGCAGATCACGCCCGAGGAGGAGACCGAGCTGTTCCGTTACTACGCGAACGGCACCCCCGCCGGCGAGCGCGACGCCGCACCCACCGGCCGCGACGCGGGCGAGGAGCGGACGGCACGCGAGCAGAGGACCGAGGTCGCCGCGGGCGAGGGTCGTCGCGACGCACGCCAGGGCGTCGACGCCGACGCCGACGGCACGATGGTCGCCCACGAGGAGCGCCTGCGAGTGGACACCCAGCAGCAGGAGGCCGGCCGCGCGCGCCTGCGCAAGCGGGTCCGGACGGAGACCGAGAACATCGAGGTCCCGGTGCGTCGCGAGGAGCTCGTGGTCGAGCGGGAGGCCATCGATCCCGACTCGGCCGAGGCGCGCTCCACCGCGCCGATCGCCGAGGGGCGTGACGAGGAGGAGGTCATCACTCTCAAGGAGGAGCGTCCCGTCGTCGAGAAGGAGACCGTCGCGACCGAGAAGGTCAACGTCGGCAAGCGCACGGTGCAGGACACCGAGGCCGTGACCGCGGACCTGCGGAAGGAGGAGATCGACGTCGACGAGGACGACGCCCGGCGCCGCTGA
- a CDS encoding phage holin family protein, producing the protein MSHPQPSSQPSPAELITRLSEQTSRLVRDELKLARAEMTATAKQGGVGAGLLGAGGILAAYGFAALIATAIIALALVLPAWASALIVTAVLFIAAAIAALVGKKKVQDLSLTPERTIESVNEDIAEVKGQTHHDHA; encoded by the coding sequence ATGAGCCATCCACAACCCTCGTCCCAGCCCTCGCCCGCCGAGCTCATCACCCGGCTGTCCGAGCAGACCTCGCGCCTCGTGCGCGACGAGCTCAAGCTCGCCCGGGCGGAGATGACGGCCACCGCCAAGCAGGGCGGCGTCGGCGCCGGCCTCCTGGGAGCCGGCGGCATCCTCGCCGCCTACGGCTTCGCCGCGCTCATCGCCACCGCGATCATCGCGCTCGCCCTCGTGCTGCCCGCCTGGGCCTCGGCCCTCATCGTCACGGCCGTGCTGTTCATCGCGGCCGCCATCGCGGCGCTCGTGGGCAAGAAGAAGGTGCAGGACCTCTCGCTCACGCCCGAGCGCACGATCGAGAGCGTCAACGAGGACATCGCCGAGGTGAAAGGACAGACCCACCATGACCACGCCTGA
- a CDS encoding DUF3618 domain-containing protein — MTTPDPQKPTSRHEPDGDASPDQIEADIARTREELGETVDQLTSALDVKSQAKQQVDQAKVRARQQVDEVKDRATEQLGRTRELASEGLTTARDAVTDDQGQLNRNGWIAASALGAGVALGLYLIVRAARR; from the coding sequence ATGACCACGCCTGACCCCCAGAAGCCCACGTCCCGCCACGAGCCCGACGGCGACGCCTCGCCGGACCAGATCGAGGCCGACATCGCCCGTACGCGGGAGGAGCTCGGAGAGACCGTCGACCAGCTGACCTCCGCGCTCGACGTCAAGTCCCAGGCCAAGCAGCAGGTCGACCAGGCCAAGGTCCGCGCCCGGCAGCAGGTCGACGAGGTCAAGGACCGCGCGACGGAGCAGCTCGGCCGCACCCGCGAGCTCGCCTCCGAGGGCCTCACGACCGCGCGCGATGCCGTGACCGACGACCAGGGTCAGCTCAACCGCAACGGCTGGATCGCGGCCTCCGCCCTCGGCGCGGGCGTGGCCCTCGGTCTCTACCTGATCGTCCGCGCGGCGCGCCGCTGA
- a CDS encoding DUF4235 domain-containing protein — protein MSSNESTSTPAKILYRPIGMVGSLVAGAVAGAVFKQVWKLVTPKSMADEAPKALESDFDLKEVLAAAALQGAIFAVVKALVDRGGARGFQRVFGEWPGN, from the coding sequence ATGTCCAGCAACGAGTCCACCAGCACTCCTGCGAAGATCCTCTACCGCCCCATCGGGATGGTCGGGAGCCTCGTCGCCGGAGCCGTGGCCGGCGCCGTCTTCAAGCAGGTGTGGAAGCTCGTGACGCCGAAGTCCATGGCCGACGAGGCGCCCAAGGCCCTCGAGTCGGACTTCGACCTCAAGGAGGTGCTCGCGGCCGCCGCGCTCCAGGGCGCGATCTTCGCGGTCGTCAAGGCGCTCGTCGACCGCGGCGGCGCGCGCGGCTTCCAACGCGTGTTCGGGGAGTGGCCCGGCAACTGA
- a CDS encoding YihY/virulence factor BrkB family protein, with the protein MSPHSSRRTDDPADAPHPEDSRKPDSPTEITAPSWRYVLRTTVREFSADGCTDLASGLTYRTVLSMFPALVALVSILSLFGQSGSVTSILDQARGIVPADTWESVRPALESVLTAPAPGLGLVIGLLAALWSASSYIKAFGRAMNRIHDVPEGRGAIKLTVQMYLLTALVLVLGAVGLLVVVLSGPVAEAVGGAIGLGSTALAVWGVAKWLLLAAIVVLVVALLYYATPNVRQPKFRWISMGAVIAIVVAVLASLGFFFYVSNFGNYNKTYGALAGVIVLLLWIYIINAILLFGAEVDSEIERGRELQAGMPAEETLQLPARDTKASDKRERKFAEDVERARALRETAGRSQEPDAAEGDADAERSSSDPDDEAPTTGARRARD; encoded by the coding sequence ATGTCACCGCACTCGAGCCGGCGGACGGACGATCCGGCCGACGCCCCGCACCCCGAGGACTCCCGCAAGCCCGACAGTCCCACCGAGATCACCGCACCCTCGTGGCGGTACGTGCTCCGCACCACCGTGCGCGAGTTCTCCGCGGACGGATGCACCGATCTGGCGTCGGGCCTGACCTACCGCACCGTGCTGTCGATGTTCCCCGCGCTCGTCGCGCTCGTGTCGATCCTCAGCCTGTTCGGGCAGAGCGGGTCGGTGACCTCGATCCTCGACCAGGCCCGCGGCATCGTGCCGGCCGACACCTGGGAGTCCGTCCGGCCCGCCCTCGAGTCGGTCCTGACCGCTCCCGCGCCCGGGCTGGGCCTGGTCATCGGCCTGCTCGCGGCCCTCTGGTCCGCCTCGAGCTACATCAAGGCCTTCGGGCGCGCGATGAACAGGATCCACGACGTCCCCGAGGGGCGCGGCGCGATCAAGCTCACCGTGCAGATGTACCTGCTGACGGCGCTCGTGCTCGTGCTGGGGGCCGTGGGGCTCCTGGTGGTCGTGCTGTCCGGCCCCGTGGCCGAGGCCGTGGGCGGGGCGATCGGCCTGGGCTCGACGGCGCTCGCCGTGTGGGGCGTCGCCAAGTGGCTCCTGCTCGCCGCGATCGTCGTGCTCGTGGTCGCGCTGCTCTACTACGCGACGCCCAACGTGCGTCAGCCCAAGTTCCGGTGGATCAGCATGGGCGCGGTGATCGCGATCGTCGTCGCCGTGCTCGCGAGCCTGGGCTTCTTCTTCTACGTCTCCAATTTCGGCAACTACAACAAGACCTACGGCGCCCTGGCGGGCGTGATCGTCCTGCTGCTGTGGATCTACATCATCAACGCGATCCTGCTGTTCGGCGCCGAGGTGGACAGCGAGATCGAGCGCGGGCGGGAGCTGCAGGCGGGCATGCCCGCCGAGGAGACGCTGCAGCTGCCGGCGCGCGACACGAAAGCCAGCGACAAGCGCGAGCGGAAGTTCGCCGAGGACGTCGAGCGCGCCCGCGCCCTGCGGGAGACCGCGGGCCGCAGCCAGGAGCCGGACGCGGCCGAGGGAGATGCGGACGCCGAGCGCTCGTCGTCGGATCCCGACGACGAGGCACCGACCACCGGAGCGCGGCGGGCGCGCGACTAA
- a CDS encoding TetR/AcrR family transcriptional regulator C-terminal domain-containing protein, with the protein MDSTADGAGPRKSGRGLDRHIVIETALRTIDRDGPRSLTMRGLGQELGVEAMSLYRYVTGREDLLEGVVVDLLEGVTTEIEQGRPTSWQEYLQNLAHMVRDLAVEHPLAFPLVATRHPAAPWLRPPLRSIEIVENFLTTLGGFGFTDEQKVGAYRSFTSFLLGHLLLEAAARGDGVSAPEEPLDEGDADVPNRDGRVELAPDSEVLRLRAQLSENRGAEEFELSLESLLDRIELEISQ; encoded by the coding sequence ATGGACAGCACGGCAGACGGCGCGGGACCCCGCAAGAGCGGTCGAGGCCTCGACCGCCACATCGTCATCGAGACGGCGCTGCGGACGATCGACCGGGACGGCCCGCGATCGCTCACGATGCGCGGCCTCGGGCAGGAGCTGGGCGTGGAGGCGATGTCGCTGTACCGCTACGTGACCGGTCGCGAGGACCTCCTCGAGGGCGTCGTCGTGGATCTGCTCGAAGGCGTCACGACGGAGATCGAGCAGGGCCGTCCGACGAGCTGGCAGGAGTACCTGCAGAACCTCGCCCACATGGTGCGCGACCTCGCGGTCGAGCACCCCCTCGCCTTCCCCCTCGTCGCGACCCGCCACCCGGCCGCCCCGTGGCTCCGGCCGCCGCTGCGCAGCATCGAGATCGTCGAGAACTTCCTGACCACGCTCGGCGGATTCGGCTTCACCGACGAGCAGAAGGTCGGCGCCTATCGCTCCTTCACGAGCTTCCTGCTGGGGCACCTGCTGCTCGAGGCCGCGGCCCGCGGCGACGGGGTCTCGGCCCCGGAGGAGCCGCTCGACGAGGGCGACGCGGACGTGCCCAACCGAGACGGGCGCGTCGAGCTCGCGCCCGACAGCGAGGTGCTGCGGCTGCGGGCCCAGCTGAGCGAGAACCGCGGTGCCGAGGAGTTCGAGCTGTCCCTCGAATCCCTGCTCGATCGCATCGAGCTCGAGATCTCCCAGTAG
- a CDS encoding SPW repeat domain-containing protein, producing the protein MTETSQTTDAAVQTAPAPAVPQPLNTLDKVGMGILTLLTLSGLWMIVAPFLVGYQARTSDWAAGTTNDVVVGITLVVLSLVALVVLFGGALGELARNARRRMSVQA; encoded by the coding sequence ATGACCGAGACCTCGCAGACCACCGACGCGGCCGTCCAGACCGCTCCCGCCCCGGCCGTCCCGCAGCCGCTCAACACGCTCGACAAGGTGGGCATGGGCATCCTGACCCTGCTGACCCTGTCGGGGCTGTGGATGATCGTCGCGCCGTTCCTCGTGGGCTACCAGGCCCGCACGTCCGACTGGGCGGCCGGCACCACCAACGACGTCGTCGTCGGCATCACCCTGGTTGTGCTGTCGCTCGTCGCGCTCGTGGTGCTGTTCGGCGGCGCGCTGGGCGAGCTCGCCCGCAACGCCCGGCGTCGCATGAGCGTGCAGGCCTGA
- a CDS encoding MDR family MFS transporter: protein MTATIPRAAEPAAPAAQPRSGSSHLVPLFAGLLVAMFLAALDQTIFSTALPTIVGELDGVDQMLWVTTAYLLSSTIMMPIYGKLGDLIGRKSLLIFALSIFVVGSLVGALAGNMGVLITGRAIQGIGGGGLMLLAQAIIADVVPARERGKYMGIMGAVFGLSSVVGPLLGGWFTESLSWRWGFWLNIPLGILAIVAAVFFLKLPKHSQRARLDVWGILTMAVAVTALILATSWGGNTYEWDSWQIIVLFAVTVVFGGLFVLAERHAVEPIIPMHLFRKRNFVLTTVAALVIAIAMFGAIGYMPTYLQMTTGVSATKSGLMLLPMVGGLLVTSIASGQIVSRTGRYKWAPILSMVVTALGVFLLSTMSADTAVWVIMVHMAVLGAGLGIGMQNLVLIVQNTFPIAEVGTATASNNFFRQIGASLGSAIVGSVFTSRLTDLLSERMPAQAAGAMGGGDTNSLTPALVDSLPQSIQDIIVGAYTDALTPIFLWLLPLLGVALILVLFVKEEPLATSNAASGMTEGQASAATAPGSAAPGSAASATRGRSDDLTLGLTLALLVQRAQKAGPDDELTLALSRLAGDAPGTTAERAAHASRTLLAPAALSLLGGAAETSGGHGRHRAPTDEESRSDGSDPVLLSTSLPAQA, encoded by the coding sequence ATGACCGCCACCATCCCCCGAGCCGCCGAGCCCGCCGCACCCGCGGCGCAGCCCCGCTCCGGCTCCAGCCACCTCGTCCCGCTGTTCGCGGGACTCCTCGTCGCGATGTTCCTCGCGGCGCTGGACCAGACCATCTTCTCCACCGCTCTGCCGACCATCGTCGGCGAGCTCGACGGCGTCGACCAGATGCTGTGGGTGACCACGGCCTACCTGCTGTCCTCGACGATCATGATGCCGATCTACGGCAAGCTCGGCGACCTCATCGGCCGCAAGAGCCTGCTGATCTTCGCGCTGTCGATCTTCGTGGTCGGCTCCCTCGTCGGCGCCCTCGCCGGCAACATGGGCGTGCTCATCACCGGCCGTGCCATCCAGGGCATCGGCGGCGGCGGCCTCATGCTGCTCGCCCAGGCGATCATCGCCGACGTCGTCCCCGCGCGTGAGCGCGGCAAGTACATGGGCATCATGGGCGCCGTCTTCGGCCTGTCCTCCGTGGTCGGCCCGCTCCTGGGCGGCTGGTTCACCGAGAGCCTGTCGTGGCGGTGGGGCTTCTGGCTGAACATCCCGCTGGGCATCCTCGCGATCGTCGCGGCCGTGTTCTTCCTCAAGCTGCCCAAGCACTCCCAGCGCGCCCGCCTCGACGTGTGGGGCATCCTCACGATGGCCGTCGCGGTCACCGCCCTGATCCTCGCGACCTCGTGGGGCGGCAACACCTACGAGTGGGACTCGTGGCAGATCATCGTGCTATTCGCGGTGACCGTCGTGTTCGGCGGCCTGTTCGTGCTCGCCGAGCGCCACGCGGTCGAGCCCATCATCCCGATGCACCTGTTCCGCAAGCGCAACTTCGTGCTGACCACGGTCGCGGCCCTCGTGATCGCCATCGCGATGTTCGGCGCCATCGGCTACATGCCCACCTACCTGCAGATGACCACCGGGGTGAGCGCCACCAAGTCGGGCCTCATGCTGCTGCCGATGGTCGGCGGCCTGCTCGTCACCTCGATCGCCTCCGGCCAGATCGTCTCGCGGACCGGCCGCTACAAGTGGGCCCCCATCCTCTCGATGGTCGTCACCGCGCTGGGCGTGTTCCTGCTGTCGACCATGTCGGCCGACACCGCCGTGTGGGTGATCATGGTGCACATGGCCGTCCTCGGCGCCGGCCTGGGCATCGGCATGCAGAACCTCGTGCTGATCGTGCAGAACACGTTCCCGATCGCCGAGGTGGGCACCGCGACCGCCTCGAACAACTTCTTCCGGCAGATCGGCGCCTCGCTCGGCTCCGCGATCGTCGGCTCCGTGTTCACGAGCCGGCTGACGGACCTGCTGTCCGAGCGGATGCCGGCCCAGGCGGCCGGTGCGATGGGCGGCGGCGACACCAACTCGCTCACGCCCGCCCTCGTCGACAGCCTGCCCCAGAGCATCCAGGACATCATCGTGGGCGCCTACACCGACGCCCTCACCCCGATCTTCCTGTGGCTGCTCCCGCTGCTCGGCGTCGCGCTGATCCTCGTCCTGTTCGTCAAGGAGGAGCCGCTGGCCACGAGCAACGCCGCCTCCGGGATGACGGAGGGGCAGGCCTCCGCGGCGACCGCCCCCGGCTCCGCCGCCCCTGGCTCCGCCGCCTCCGCGACCCGCGGTCGCAGCGACGACCTGACCCTCGGCCTCACCCTGGCCCTGCTGGTCCAGCGCGCCCAGAAGGCCGGCCCCGACGACGAGCTCACGCTCGCCCTGTCCCGCCTCGCGGGGGACGCACCCGGCACCACCGCCGAGCGCGCCGCCCATGCGAGCCGCACCCTGCTCGCCCCCGCCGCTCTGTCCCTCCTGGGAGGGGCCGCGGAGACGTCCGGCGGTCACGGACGCCACCGCGCCCCGACCGACGAGGAGTCCCGGTCCGACGGATCGGACCCCGTCCTCCTGTCCACCTCGCTCCCCGCTCAGGCCTGA
- a CDS encoding TetR/AcrR family transcriptional regulator — MTASLREKKRRQVQSTIEHAALELMTELDYDTVTVAQICEAAGVSRRTFFNYFGSKEAVVLGPTPEPPSDALVQEFLDSSSPDVLGDLVRMMTTTLLEKQPDHDLGARKRRAAVIHRNPELARMHIERIAAANQNLVALVARRLRTQQERPTGAPPPGTGDDEGLESHAAFVVSLWMGIALYAARLWTTRPQLTVHELHQNLFDHLDFIKETQR; from the coding sequence ATGACCGCGAGCCTGCGCGAGAAGAAGCGCCGCCAGGTGCAGTCGACCATCGAGCACGCCGCGCTCGAGCTCATGACCGAGCTCGACTACGACACCGTGACGGTCGCCCAGATCTGCGAGGCCGCTGGAGTCTCCCGCCGCACCTTCTTCAACTACTTCGGGTCCAAGGAGGCGGTTGTCCTCGGCCCCACGCCGGAGCCGCCCTCCGACGCCCTGGTCCAGGAGTTCCTGGACTCCTCGAGCCCGGACGTGCTCGGGGACCTGGTGCGCATGATGACGACCACCCTGCTCGAGAAGCAGCCCGACCACGACCTGGGCGCGCGCAAGCGGCGGGCCGCGGTCATCCACCGCAACCCCGAGCTCGCGCGGATGCACATCGAACGCATCGCCGCCGCGAACCAGAATCTCGTCGCCCTCGTCGCCCGACGCCTGCGCACCCAGCAGGAGCGACCCACCGGCGCCCCGCCCCCGGGGACCGGCGACGACGAGGGCCTCGAGAGCCATGCCGCCTTCGTCGTGAGCCTGTGGATGGGCATCGCCCTCTACGCCGCACGGCTGTGGACCACGCGCCCGCAGCTCACCGTCCACGAGCTCCACCAGAACCTCTTCGACCACCTCGACTTCATCAAGGAAACCCAGCGATGA
- a CDS encoding GNAT family N-acetyltransferase, which produces MADVVVTDNKDASRFEGDIDGKLAGYAEYQRVGGTVIFPHTKVFPEYVGRGVGGAIIRHALDQVRADGALAVEPRCSFVAAWIDKHPDYQDLVAS; this is translated from the coding sequence ATGGCCGACGTCGTGGTCACCGACAACAAGGACGCGAGCCGCTTCGAAGGCGACATCGACGGCAAGCTCGCCGGCTACGCCGAGTACCAGCGCGTGGGCGGCACCGTGATCTTCCCGCACACGAAGGTCTTCCCCGAGTACGTGGGACGGGGCGTGGGCGGGGCGATCATCCGCCATGCGCTCGACCAGGTGCGCGCCGACGGCGCCCTCGCCGTCGAGCCGCGCTGCTCCTTCGTCGCGGCCTGGATCGACAAGCACCCCGACTACCAGGATCTCGTCGCCTCCTGA
- a CDS encoding class I SAM-dependent DNA methyltransferase codes for MPGPERNVWTTVVAANPGHARAYAQRWRDLEAAGRDIDGEARLIDAMADRGSRILDAGCGTGRVGGYLAARGHDVVGVDLDEHLISVAREDHPGSRWEVGDLATFTLHDAQGAPLAVDLVVSAGNVMTFLADAERVPALARIRAHLAPGGRAVIGFQTARGYSAEEFAGDAERAGLAISQRFASWQLAPWTDDTGFLVAVLVAG; via the coding sequence ATGCCCGGACCCGAACGCAATGTGTGGACCACCGTCGTCGCCGCGAACCCCGGCCATGCCCGCGCCTACGCCCAGCGATGGCGCGACCTCGAGGCGGCGGGACGCGACATCGACGGCGAGGCCCGCCTGATCGACGCGATGGCCGATCGCGGCAGCCGGATCCTCGACGCCGGCTGCGGCACCGGCCGCGTGGGCGGCTACCTCGCCGCGCGCGGTCACGACGTCGTCGGCGTCGACCTCGACGAGCACCTCATCTCCGTGGCCCGTGAGGACCATCCGGGCTCCCGCTGGGAGGTCGGCGACCTCGCGACGTTCACTTTGCACGACGCGCAGGGGGCGCCGCTCGCCGTGGACCTCGTGGTGAGCGCGGGCAACGTGATGACCTTTCTCGCCGATGCCGAGCGGGTGCCGGCGCTGGCGAGGATCCGCGCGCATCTCGCGCCGGGAGGACGCGCTGTGATCGGCTTCCAGACCGCTCGCGGGTACAGCGCCGAGGAGTTCGCCGGCGACGCCGAGCGGGCCGGGCTCGCGATCTCCCAGCGCTTCGCGAGCTGGCAGCTCGCGCCCTGGACGGACGACACGGGCTTCCTGGTCGCGGTGCTCGTCGCCGGCTGA
- a CDS encoding DMT family transporter: protein MSWFVLVLSGLMEAVWATALSRSEGLHRLGPSIVFVVALLASMTGLAMAMRTLPVGTSYAVWTGIGAVVTVVYAMATGAEAISVAKIVCLAAIIGGIVGLKVLH from the coding sequence ATGTCCTGGTTCGTCCTCGTGCTGTCCGGCCTCATGGAGGCCGTGTGGGCCACCGCTCTCAGCCGCTCCGAGGGTCTGCACCGGCTGGGTCCGAGCATCGTCTTCGTCGTGGCCCTGCTCGCCTCGATGACCGGCCTCGCGATGGCCATGCGCACCCTGCCCGTCGGCACCTCGTACGCCGTGTGGACCGGCATCGGGGCGGTCGTCACCGTCGTCTACGCGATGGCGACGGGCGCCGAGGCGATCTCGGTCGCCAAGATCGTGTGCCTCGCGGCGATCATCGGCGGCATCGTGGGGCTGAAGGTGCTGCACTGA
- a CDS encoding alpha/beta hydrolase, whose translation MSTPSPTPDLRGPDPRIPTVTPATREIERSAERWTRLPREGERVVLLLHGLGSSEDDLISLAPFLPQGLVYVSLRGIHRYGPGWAWLGHPVDAADRTLLEASAEAVERWIGDLEHGTVVGAVGFSQGAMLALELLRRRPASLDWVAQLSGGPFPARLPGDEELARRRPPVLWGHGGLDPLFDAALETQVRQWLEAHVDVTEERSPLLGHGVDEQVLGALAAFIAERETAASGRAS comes from the coding sequence ATGAGCACCCCGAGCCCCACTCCCGATCTGCGCGGCCCCGACCCGCGGATCCCGACCGTCACCCCGGCGACCCGTGAGATCGAGCGCTCCGCCGAGCGCTGGACGCGGCTGCCCCGGGAGGGGGAGCGGGTGGTGCTGCTCCTCCACGGGCTGGGCAGCTCCGAGGACGACCTGATCTCCCTCGCGCCCTTCCTGCCCCAGGGCCTCGTGTACGTGTCGCTGCGCGGCATCCACCGCTACGGACCCGGCTGGGCATGGCTCGGGCATCCCGTCGACGCGGCGGACCGCACGCTGCTCGAGGCATCGGCCGAGGCGGTCGAACGGTGGATCGGCGATCTCGAGCACGGCACGGTCGTGGGAGCCGTCGGGTTCTCCCAGGGCGCGATGCTCGCCCTCGAGCTGCTGCGCCGCCGTCCGGCCTCGCTCGACTGGGTGGCCCAGCTGTCCGGCGGACCCTTCCCGGCACGGCTGCCCGGCGACGAGGAGCTCGCCCGTCGCCGGCCGCCCGTGCTGTGGGGCCACGGCGGCCTGGACCCGCTGTTCGACGCCGCGCTCGAGACGCAGGTGCGGCAGTGGCTCGAGGCCCACGTCGACGTGACCGAGGAGCGCTCGCCGCTGCTCGGCCACGGCGTCGACGAGCAGGTGCTCGGCGCGCTCGCCGCCTTCATCGCCGAGCGCGAGACGGCGGCGAGCGGCCGGGCGTCCTGA